One genomic region from Euzebya tangerina encodes:
- a CDS encoding MBL fold metallo-hydrolase, translating to MTESADGAVQLDELTRIILAPNPSPMTLEGTNTYLLADPAHDGVVIVDPGPDDDGHRQQIESALGGADVAAVIITHHHIDHAEAAGWATEWSAPLRAFDPGLIPDAVPFVDGEQITLGGLTVTALHTPGHASDHLCLRMDPTDVVLTGDHVLGRGTTVVNWPDGDMTAYMASLERLAQAPGRRIYPGHGPTVTEPQAKVREYIAHRKDRERQVLAAIADGADSADAIVEVVYADVPEFLHPAARKSVQALLEMLVGQGRAPSTLSPAP from the coding sequence CTGGATGAGCTGACCCGCATCATCCTGGCTCCCAACCCCTCACCCATGACCCTGGAGGGGACCAACACCTATCTGCTGGCCGACCCCGCGCACGACGGCGTGGTCATCGTCGACCCAGGCCCCGACGACGACGGCCACCGCCAGCAGATCGAATCGGCCCTGGGCGGCGCGGACGTCGCCGCCGTCATCATCACCCACCACCACATCGACCACGCCGAGGCTGCGGGATGGGCAACGGAGTGGTCGGCGCCGCTGCGCGCCTTCGATCCCGGCCTGATCCCGGATGCAGTGCCCTTCGTCGACGGCGAGCAGATCACCCTCGGGGGTCTGACGGTGACGGCGCTCCACACGCCCGGTCACGCCTCGGATCACCTCTGCCTGCGGATGGACCCCACCGACGTCGTCCTCACCGGTGACCACGTGCTCGGCCGGGGCACCACGGTGGTCAACTGGCCGGACGGCGACATGACGGCCTACATGGCCTCCCTGGAGCGACTGGCGCAGGCGCCCGGCAGACGGATCTACCCCGGTCACGGCCCAACGGTCACGGAGCCGCAGGCCAAGGTGCGGGAGTACATCGCCCACCGCAAGGACCGGGAGCGCCAGGTGCTGGCCGCGATCGCAGATGGTGCGGACTCGGCCGACGCGATCGTCGAGGTCGTCTATGCCGACGTGCCGGAGTTCCTGCACCCCGCGGCACGAAAGAGCGTGCAGGCGCTGCTCGAGATGCTGGTGGGGCAGGGGCGTGCTCCGTCGACGTTGTCACCCGCGCCGTGA